In Panicum virgatum strain AP13 chromosome 5K, P.virgatum_v5, whole genome shotgun sequence, the genomic window AGCCCGAGAAGCACATgtttaggccggccggccggccccttaTCGAGATTCCTCCGACGGTCCAACAATACTTCTCTCTTTCATTCACACCATTTGACATGGTTCAGACTTTTCATTTTGAACCTTGGCTCGCAGCAGATTCAGATAAAACTTGCTTCTTATCGAGATTCCTCCGACGGTCCAACAATacttctctcttttcattcaCACCATTTGACATGGTTCAAACTTTTCATTTTGAACCTTTGTTCGCAGCAGATTCAGATAAAACTTGAACGtgtttatttagtactcctgtTTCCCAGTGCGTGATATTTCTACAAGTAAAGGTTCTGGATGCAAAGTAGTCAGCCACAGCACCGGTGGAAATAAATTACTCTGCTGTATTCCTCTGAATATTCTGAGACCCTCCTTGAACCAACCCAAAGCAACTGTTTCGTTACTTTTCTACTACTGCTCACCTTGTCAAGTTAAAGAGTTAACAAAttcatctaatctaatctagcactagcatcctctctctctctctctctctctctctctctctccatggcCCTCATGCTCCGTCCTTGGGCCTTTCTTCTCTTCCTTGCACTGGGCTCCTACGATGAATTTGGTCTGCAGAGCAGAAGGAATGGAGTCGCACAGGCCACGCAGAGGGTCTTCCTGTATCCGCAGTCTCCGAAGGTGTCCTCTATTGTCAGCACCAAGTACAGGACTGCCTACCACTTCCAGCCTCCCAAGAACTGGATCAACGGTATGAGCTTGTGCTCTTCTTTTCTCACTACTTATCGCCTGTTGACTTTCTTGCAATCGCAGACCAAAACATGGGTTCATTGCAGTGAAACTTGTCGACACACAAAAAACAACAAATGGCTATTGTCTTCTAGTTTCGGGTCTTTTTCATGGTTCAAGAAAAACCTCTGATCTAGTTTTGCCCAACTGGAGAGAGCTTCCTTTTCTTTCTAGGAAAAAAGAATCATCTGGAGCAGTTAAACCTAGAAGTAGGTGACCATAATTTTTGTGTGCTCATGTCTCATGATATGAGATGGGAAAGTTAGGTAGGCAACTCAATACTTGTGCTTGTGCAGTCCTGTGGCTGAATGCTGCACAGGATAGGTGCTCACATTTATGGCACTGCAGTGCAGTTAGATTTTCAGTAACCGCTGTAATATAGTGATAGCCATATTTAAATCTATGCCCTAATCGAAGTTGTTCGttgataaaaagttcacattCATTACCCCATTTTGAAGGGAAGCATTTCAGTTGTCACCCCATACCCATCTTGGTTCATCTCTAGATCTACTATTGGACTTGCTCCACTGGTACTACCACCGTCTGAAAGTATTCAGTTAGGCAATACCGAATACCCTATCAACCCAACTGAAAGTATCTCCAAAATATTAGAGGGATCTTCCGTGATGATCCTTGGGCAATAAAGTGTTAGCAGCTTCTGAACTCTTGCATCTTTGCCCCTGCTTGTACTGTCTTACATATCAATATGCAGTTCTACAAGCTTTTTTGAcaccatctttctttttttgtccTTCAAAATTCTGATGAATGGGCGATCTTTTAAAACCTTTGACAATTCAAAAGATCCAAATGGTATGTGTCTCTCTTACACAAAATACTTGCATACCAAACTGTAAACATTCCTCAACTAATGCTGCCTTCATTTCCAGGACCAATGTACTACAATGGTATCTATCACCAATTCTACCAGTACAATCCAAACGGTTCACTCTGGGGTAACATAGTTTGGGGCCACTCGGTCTCAACAGATCTCATCAACTGGATCCGGTTTGAGCCAGCGATAGAACGAACAACTCCGAGTGACATAAATGGTTGTTGGACTGGTTCAGCCACAATCCTCAAGGGCGGTCGGCCTGCTATCATATACACTGGTGCTGACACAGAGAAGCGTCAAGTCCAAAACATTGTGTTTCCAAAGAACTTGTCTGATCCATACCTGAGGGAATGGATCAAACCAGACAACAACCCATTGATCCAACCAGTTGGTCAAGGATTGAACTCAGACCAGTTTAGAGATCCGACAACCGGATGGATTGGACCAGATGGACTGTGGAGAATAGCAGTTGGGGCTGAGCTGAACGGCTACAGTGCAGCACTTTTGTACAAGAGCGAGGATTTTGTGAACTGGACTAGAGTTGATCACCCACTGTACTCTTCCAATGCCTCCACCATGTGGGAGTGCCCAGATTTCTTTGCAGTATTACCCGGAAAGAACAGTGGATTGGACTTATCTGCAGCTATCCCGAATGGTGCTAAGCATGTCCTCAAAATGAGCTTGGATAATTGTGACAAGTACATGGTTGGTGTTTATGATCTCAAAAGTGATGCCTTTGTCCCAGATACCGTACTTGATGACCGAAGATTGTGGTCAAGGATTGACTACGGCAATTACTATGCTTCTAAGTCGTTCTTCGATTCGAAGAGGGGCAGGAGGATTATATGGGGTTGGACCAATGAGACAGATAGTTCGTCAGATGATGTTGCCAAAGGTTGGGCAGGAATCCATGTAAGCAAATCTGCCTCTAACTGCATTGCCTATTTCCTGTTGAGTTAGTGATTGTTGCTTTAATTCATTTTTCACCCTCGTTTCCCCCCCAAATTTAGGCGATCCCCAGGACTATATGGTTAGATAGCAACAGTAAGCAATTGCTGCAATGGCCAGTTGAAGAGATTGAGTCACTTCGAAGAGAAGAAGTCGGCCACCAAAGCTTGGAGCTGAATCAGGGGGATCTGTTTGAGATTAAGGGAATTGATACTTTACAGGCTAGTTTCTCCTGCACACACTTGCTTACTTGACCCTCCGAGTTCCAAATCGCTCTCTTTTTACTTCAACTGGATGCCATAATAACAGTTAACTTTGTGCCTGTGGTACTTTACGCACACTTAGGTTTTGCCATTCCGGTTTGTTTTTCATAGCAGCTGCAGCTGATCCGGCACATGATTTTCTCGAAACAGGCAGATGTGGAGATATATTTTGAGCTTACATCCATAGATCGTGCTGGTCCTTTTGATCCTTCCTGGCTTTTGGACATCGAGAAGCATTGTCGGGAAGCAGGTGCATCAGTTCATGGTGATGTGGGCCCATTTGGACTTGTGGTTCTTGCGTCTGATAACATGGAAGAGCACACTTCTGTACACTTCAGAGTTTACAAATCACAGGAGAAGTACATGATTCTTATGTGCTCTGATCTGAGAAAGTTAGTACGCGCGTTCCATCTTTTATTTTTCAGTTTTTGCTAACTTTTTCAGACATCTTGATATTTGTAAAAATTTCGTGTCCATTGCATCAATTAATTTTTCTTGTTTATGCAGATCATCCTTGAGACCAGAGCTGTACACACCTGCCTATGGAGGCTTCTTCGAATTTGACCTCGAGAAGGAAAAGACAATATCTTTGAGAACTTTGGTGAGTTGGGGAGCTTTGCTTACACTGTTGTTCATGTAAGAAATGAAATGGATGAATTATAACAGCAATACCTCTGGACGCCCTGCAGATTGATCGCTCTGCGGTGGAGAGCTTTGGTGGCGGTGGCAGGCTCTGCATCATGGCCAGGGTTTACCCCGTGACGCTCATCAACGGCGGCACTCGGATGTATGCGTTCAACAATGGAACTAGCACCGTCAAAGTGCCTCAGCTGAAGGCATGGAGCATGAGGAGAGCACAAGTGAATGTGAAGATCGGATAAGCATGTTACTATACATCATTTAGTAATAACAAACCCTTTTGACCATTGGGGGAGTGCATGAGTTACTACATCAAGGCATTCCTACTTGCAAGCTTATTATTTAGCTCCCGGAAAGAAAAGAAGGGGGGACACAATACAAAACACCAGATGACTGACCTCAGATTATGTAATTCATTTGCTAGAAGGAAAGGAAACAGAGATTATTGTTTAGTACTACTGATTAGAAGAACAAACAACTCCATCGTACAAAGTGAAAGTATTTTATGGACAACTACTATAAAGTTTCAGGACCCGTGAAGACTTGTGTCTGATCTTCAGATCTTGCATCGTCACAAAATAAATTTGTCAGTAGCTTAGCTTGAGAGAAGGAAAGGAAACATAGATTATTGTTTAGTACTACTGATTAGAATAACAAACAACTCCATCGTTCAAAGTGAAAGTATTTTATGGACAACTACTATAAAGTTCCAGGACCCGTGAAGACTTGTGTCTGATCTTTAGATCTTGCATCGTCACAAAATAAATTTGTCAGTAGCTTAGCTCGAGAAAAGcgggaaaaaaaagaacagtGAAAGGGCCCATCCAGATTCGAACCGGAGACCTCTTGATCTGCAGTGAAATGCTCTACCACTGAGCTATGGACCCTTCTGAGCAAACAATTTCCAATGCAACCTATTGGAAGACAACGAACTGTAATAACGCTCATTTTGTGGTGCCGGCTAATAAATAATGTGATTTGCTTTAATGCCACCCCCCCAGATTTGCCTAAAAAAAATGACGCTCCCAGATCGGTTCTACCCCGAAAGCAATTACTGTGGGCATATGACGGCCCTGCTTTGCTCAAGCACATGCCATTTCTATCCTTGCAATTTGCAAATGGGAATCGACGAATGGAACATAGAGTTCTAAATTTGATATACTGATGATCGAGCCAAATAGAAAGTACCAGTGAATACAAGAGGTGCATCACAGCATCCAACTAAAACACTCAACCATCACTACGGATAAATCCGTCTCAAGAATCGTCTCTTATACACCCATGTTTGGAGTGTTTGGCATACAGACTAGACAGCAAGCTAGCAAAGTTGTCCAACTCATTTCGGGTTCCTGAGAACAATGATGACTGAATCCCCACGGAGGAACATCTTGCTTATGAACCTGTCTTTGTTCACCGGAAGAGCCTTCTTCTTGCCTTTACCAGTCTTTGGTATCTGTGATAAGAGCAACAGATGTTAGTGAACACATAAACACAATTGACGGAACTGATACAGCAGCTCAGATAACATGCCATATATTGATATACCTCAGTCCACATCTCCCTAACATTCTCAAGAACCATGTTGCAATGTCGATCAAATGCCCTCACACGACCAAGTAACTTCTTGTTGTTCCGGCAGTTGATAAGAACCTAAGATGTAAGAGAGTGTGATAAGAATAAAGAACAGTTGAACAATTCTATCTGCAGTCAACACTAAGCAATTAAGCATAATATAAAATGCTTAAAATGCGATGCGATACACCAGAGAGAAACTATAATATAGCTGATGGGTAACAAACTAACAATGATATAGCTAGCACACTTTGTAGCCTGCTAACAATGTCCAGGGTTTAAAATGCAGAGTTCAGATCTAGTGCGTGAAAATGTACAACACTGAGACTTGCTGGCCTGGAAGCTAGCAGCACCTAGGTAGACGAATCAGTGTTTATTTGCAATACGTCAATACGTGACCACGTTTTATGGCTAACCAACTTACAAGCAACTTAGACTCAACAAATTAGTCAGGTTACAACAATATCAGTCATTACACTCTGAAAACAGATCAAGGCAAAAACACAAAAATCCAACTTCAGATagtgaaaataaatgaaagacAGGAATGTAGAAAATGTAGGCTGAATAACCTGAGACAGAGGCAGGCACTACTGCTATTGGTCATAACATCAAATCATGATGCAAAACTGACTGTTGCCACCACTTACTGCTGTTGGACATAAGTGATGTTGGAATCACAGCTATGGCCTATGGGGGACATGTTGTAGCAAATGAAACGAGAACCATAGCTAAGGAACATGATGCTGCTACAGAAAATATGGTAACACACCCTAATGATGATATAATTTTCAGGAAGATAACTGTAGAAGATATAGTGCATTCTGTTGTGGGCACCTCGGTTAACTGAACTTTGAGGTagcacaattacatgacaagAAATTATCAGAATTTGTGTACTTGGGCGAGAAAATCAATGTAGATAGACTGACAGTTGAGAGTGGAGAGGTAAGCTGAGATCACAATAGTTGTAGAAATGTAGCAACCTGGGTATTGTTCTTGACGCTCATCATCAGCACTGACAGGGGGCCTGTGCTgaattcctcctcctccttctttccCTGTTTCAACAAAGGCGTTGAACGCACATGAACCAGTTAATACCAAGAAGACAGGCACCACAAAAGTAGAGAAATAAGAGCGGCCACTTGGTGCTTACATTGGCTTCCTCCGCCATCCGTGCGGCTCACCAAGTAGAGCCGGCAGTCTTCACatggggcaaaaaaaaaaagcaaatgcTTAGTAGCTTGAATGAAAGCTTGCTTATTGGGAGCAGTTAACACCGTCTATTGGTTTGGCGGTTATTGGAGTTGGATATACATACCGAGGCGTGATTAATGTATAGCATGGGGGGATTCAGGTTGACCCCCGCAAATTTcatttcagaaaataataaaaaaaaaaagaatagacaACAAAAAAGAGCAATCCTTGGCAGCAAACTAACTAGGGCATTGAAAGCAACAAAACTAGGTCCGGATGGATCTCGAGTCCACGCAAGGCCATCACAGGCTACTTACTAAATACACGGGAGAAGGAAGAGAGGGTGGATTACCTTACCTGGGCGTGGAGGCGacaaggaaggcggcggcgagaagaAACCCTAGTTCGGCTGGGCTGGACGCCTGGACCCCAACCAAGCGAAGAAGGGGGTGGGGGGCGTTCTGGCGGTTTTGCAGATGGCCCCCTGGGTTTAGTCGGATCGCGTGTAATTGTGTTTTGGAGGAGGTGCGGCCCGCGGCCGTGGATGATATGATGGCCCATCGATGATTTTATttgtttgggctgaaattgCCCGTGGGTCGAATTTGATTTTTGTTCATTAAATTTCTAGTTTTTATTTATTAAATTTCTAGTGAGTGATCCCTATGTACGTTGCGTTTGGAGGAAAACAGCAGACATAGTCGACGAAACTGAAATACATCCAAACACACATTCATATATCAGGATACCATACAGCAACTATATGTATTAAACGGGAATGGTATGACGATGTCCATCACATCAGACACGATCCATacacgggagagagagagagagagagagagagagagagagagagagagaggagagagagagagagagagagagagagagagagagagagagagagagagagagagagagagagagagagagagagagagagagaatgcaATGCTGACCATTTGCACGAGTCACCTTGAATATAATTCACACGCCAAGCAAAGCAACTAGCAGCTAGCTAGTATTACATCGATCATCAATGGATGGATGAATGATTGTTTATATTTGTGTCATGATATGAATTATGgacgaccaccaccaccagcagcagaggaagacgatgaggacggcgaggaggaggaggaggcggcatgTCCATGATCGGCCGGTGATGGTTGTTGGTGCTTGAGCGCCCTCTCGATGAGCATGTTGAGCAAGTTCATGACTTGCACCGCATACTTGAGCGCCGTCAGGGGATCCACGCTCTAGTGTGTGTGTTCATCagaaaattaattaataaataaagaagaaggtaataaataataataataataataataataataataataaggcggcggcagcagcaagtagtagtaattaatactaattaattaacGATAGATGGATGATCGACCGTACTAGCGTCATGTTTGGCGCGAAGACCATGGCGACGTTCCTCGTGCCCATCTTGTTGGCCTTCTCCTCCCTTGCGACGTCGGCCATGAGGCTGACGGCCCAGTCGAGGAGGGCAGCCTTGGGCGGCGTGAGCctggcggcgcagaggcgggCGCAGTCGTCCTCCGTCTGGCACCGCGCCACCTCGTCCGGCGGCAGGTCGTCCATTAGGCCGCCGGGGAGCTCCCGGAACCAGGCCGCCTTGATGAGGCTCGCCAGGCAGTGGACGTCGACGCCGTCGGGCACGAGGCCGGAGGAGTTGAGGTGGTCCCTGGCGCGCTGCTCctgggcggcgtcggcggcgatccTGAACTGAAGAGGccctcggcggcgaggccgcccTGGTGGTAGAGGCGGCGCTGCAGGTGGAGCAGGATGGTGGGGACGCTGTTCCCCCTGCCGTCGTAGGAGCAGTGCATCGAGTCGGTGGACACGCCGAACACCGTGCTGCTGGCGCTGGGCGCCCCCGCAGGTCCCGCAGCTCCTCGGGCACGCCGCGGAACCCGTGGAACCGGTCGAACGTCACGTGCGCCACGTGCCGGACGTCCGTCGGCCACCCGAtctccatcggcggcggcggcggccggtggtggtTGACGAGGCCTGCATCATGTATGTATATTATTATATATGGATATGATTATTTGTCTCGATCGATCGGATTATTGGATCGGGCGACGCGACGGCCGGCCGGTGGGCTGGTCAATAAGCTTAGCAGGGCAGTTGATGGATGATGGATCGgacggaggaaggggatgaagaGGTGGATCGATGAGAGAGATGAGGAGACCGAGTAGCTAGGGAGGGAAGGGTGGAATGAAGAGTGGGGAGGTGGTTGGGGATGGATGCGCATGTCATGTCATTCCTAGCTAGTTTGCAGCATAGCTATAGTGACCGACGACGTGGGCGACACTACTACTATACCTACCTGTACGCCATTCATTCTCTACATATACATAATACATAGGACGGAGTTTATTAATTAGTagaacaaatatatatatatatatatatatatatatatatatatatatatatatatatatatatatataagaacaAGCAAGCAAACACAAACCTGTCAAATATATATAATTGAGATGAGATTGAGACGAGGACAAGCAAAAAACCAAGGCTCAGGCTGGCAAAGAATTTGGAGTCGCCACGGTCCGACTCCAAAACACCGGTTTAAATTCACTTGAAATTTGATCAAATCAGAATTTCCACTTGTGTTGGGCCTTGGGCtccgctgggctgggctggcctTGTACGgtcctatctctctctctctctcgcccgtCGTCACCTCccttccgccgcgccgccccgccccgccccgcccgacACTAGCCGGCCGTCGATGGCTCtgctccgcctccacctcccaaggcCTCCGCCGCTACCAGCCCAGCCCTACTCCCgctcccctctctcctcctaCACCTCGTCCTGGTTGCGCCTCCCCGCCGTCTCCCCGCGCCTCCTCTGCTCCACCCACCCGGCCTCGCCCCTCGACGCCGCCCCGCCATCCATCGTCGCCGGCCTCCTCGACTACCTCAACGACTCATGGACGCAATTCCACGCCACAGGTTCCTCACCCGCTCCCGGCCCCTTCTCTAGTCTTCCAGCCTCCTGCCCCCCCGCTCGCTCTAGTGTTCGACGATATTACTCAGTTTCCTGCTAACTCCGCTCCGCTCAACTAACCTCTGCTCCGCCATGCATGCTTGTGTTCCTTCCAGCTGAGGCCAAGCGCCAGCTTCTCGACGCGGGCTTCAAGCTGCTCAGCGAGAGTGATGACTGGGACCTGCAGCCCGGTGGACGCTACTTCTTCACGCGCAACATGTCCTGCTTGGTCGCCTTTGCCATTGGGGAAAAGTCAGTCCACTCACTTCTTTCTTATTCACGCGTGCCTTGCACTTGCCACCCCATATGAATGCATTGCATACACACCGCTGCAGGTACAGGCTCGGGAACGGGTTCAATATAATCGCTGCCCACACTGATAGTCCATGCCTCAAGCTCAAGCCCAGGTCTGCCACCTTCAAATCTGGCCACCAAATGGTCAATGTGCAGACCTACGGGAGTGGGCTGTGGCATACTTGGTTTGACAGGGATCTAACTTTGGCTGGGAGAGTCATCCTCAAGGCTGCAGATGATTCCTTCAAGCATAAGCTCGTCAAGATCACCAGACCATTGATACGTGTGCCCACACTGGCCATACATCTTAACCGGTGATCTCACATACTCATCTTCTTACTTGTCTAGTAAATCTTATGATCATTACCATTTATATATGATTTATGATTTCTACTCTATGCATTGTATATTAAGAAAATACTTCTAAAGTTCATCTatacttttttttctcaaaaaagagagagaaaaaacatGGCTCCTCCCCCCTTGTCTTAGTGAATTCCTTTTCATTTTAGCACAGTGAATTCTGATGGCTTCAAGCCTAACCTAGAGACCCATCTTGTTCCACTTCTTGCAACAAAGCATGAAGAAGCAACTATGAATTCTGATGACAAAAGTTCTAGCTCTACAAAAGTCGCCCACCATCCGCTATTTTTGCAGGTACCTCTAATCCCACTGCTTCTGTTTTGGGGCTTGTCCCCTTCACTGTACGAAAATTTATTTGGAAATTGCAACACATGACTTGAAATCATATCTTCTTCTTATCTCTGTACTCATCAGATTCTCTCAGAGGAAATTGGTTGTCAATCGAATGAAATAATTGGTATGGAATTGAACGTATGTGATACTCAGCCTAGCTGCCTTGGCGGGGGGTACAATGAGTTCATCTATTCTGGAAGACTGGATAATCTTGCCTCATGTTATTGTGCTCTCAGATCCCTCATGGACTCTTCCAAGGCAGCAGAACAACTGTCCAATGAGAAGGCTATAAGAATGGTTGCTATGTTCGATAACGAGGAGGTACGCTATATGCACAAAAAGTGCTGCCCTGCATGAGATGTGTCACAGTACATTTTACTCTACTGGTGAAGAATATATCTTTGCATTTCTAGATTCCTATTCCTCATTAGGATCCTGCTTAAGATGGCTATTTGCTTAAGGTGGCCTTAAGCAAGAAATAAATCTCTAGTTGTGATTTCAGGGAATGCTATATTTTTTAAGGGGGTAATTGGAACTAATTTGATATTCATGTTTGTTCCCTGCACTATTCAGGTGGGTTCAGATTCAATGCAAGGGGCAGGTGCATCAACCATGTTCCAGGCTATGAGACGAATCGTCGATTCCTTGATGCATCAGTCAATGGGGGAGGGAGCTTTGGAACGTGCAATACATTCTTCATTCCTTGGTAAGACTTGAACATGTAGGGCTCATCAGATGTCCCCAGTGATGTAAGAGGATGGAATAGTTGCTCTAACTGACTTTTATTTACCCTTTTTAGTTTCGGCAGACATGGCTCATGCCCTGCACCCAAACTATTCAGACAAGCATGAAGAGTGCCATAGACCAGAGCTACAGAAGGGTCTTGTCATCAAGCACAATGCTAACCAACGTTATGCCACAAGTGCTATTACAGCTTTTCTCTTCAAAGAAATAGCGAGGATCCAAAACCTTCCAGTTCAGGTGCTTTTCAGTTTTCTGCACTATGGTTTTATTAGTAGCCTGGTTTGCAAGAACATAGTGATGTGTATGAAAAGACATGGACGAGCTATTGAGCTGTGCAACGGACTAAAGACAGGCTAATGATgatctgattttttttgtttgtttataATCTTTTGCTAGTACCACTGATAGGTAGAGCAGCAACTGCAGTACCGCTGCAAGAAGTGAGatgcttctggcatcctttgtgacaagagggtgccacaaaagctaaaaggcaaattctataggacagcaattcgtccggcgatgttatacggtgctgaatgttggcctaaaaaaggcgacatgtgcagcaactgagtgtagcagagatgcggatgttgcggtggttttgcaggcacacaaggagggatagagtccggaacgaagttatttgggatagggtcggggtggcaccaattgaggagaaacttactcaacatcggctgagatggtttggacatgtccaacgaaggcctcctgaggcgccggtgcgtattggggttcttgagcgggtcgataatataaagaggggtagaggtagacctaaactgacgtgggatgagttggttaagagagaccttaaggattggaatatctctaaagagatagctttggataggagcgcttgtagactagctatcaatgtgcctgaaccttgaacttatttttttcgggtttcatctctagcctaccccaacttgcttgggaaaaaaggctatgttgttgttgttgttgttgttgttgttgtaatttcttttcttAGTCAAATCTCTCTCGTTGCTTCATTTGTGTTTGGATTGCATTAGGTGGTTTTTCCGGAACTATTCATTTGATTTTAATACCATACAGGAATTTGTTGTAAGGAATGATATGGGATGTGGCTCCACTATTGGACCCATACTTGCTTCTGGTGTTGGCATACGGACTGTTGACTGTGGCATTCCTCAGCTTTCGATGCACAGGTATTAATCAGCTCATTCAACATTTGTTATTGGAATGTTTTAATTCAACAAATTTCTCTCGTGAATTGCTGATTTCTTTTTGAAATCTTGCATCGCTGAATACTATACTACCTTGCATTGGTTGCAGCATACGAGAAATGTGCGGCAAAGAAGATGTTGACACAACATACAGGCACTTCAAAGCTTTTTTTGAGATGTTCTCCGATATTGACAGGAAGTTGAATGTAGATTTTTAGGCCTATATCTTTCACTGTTCAATGTTTGAATAATTAATGGAAATTCGAATTGTGGCTATCTAGCATAGCATCAGTTTTATATATTACCGACATCCCGTCTGTTTGTACCATTCAGGACGTGACCATGAGTTGAGAAATCCGTTGATATGTATAAGTTTACGTGCTGACAACTCTGTTTCATGAGATAACTTGGGACATATAAAAGCCTCGCCATTTCTCCTTTTGATGGGATATATATCTGGCTGCATATCGTTAGCTACTTTTGTTTCTTATGATGGAAAATAAGCATCGTCTTACAACAGTTATgatttcttaaataaaaaatagttaAAGCTTATAAGTTGACAACCGCAATCCTTAACCTAATAATTCCAATAAAATTTTGTCCACAATTAGGGAAACACGTGTAATAAATCTATCTCCATATTGTTGCATTGGACAAAAGCAGCAGGTGGCATTAGCTAGTAAAACATTCTGATGAAAGTGTTTAATAAATGTATCGCTCAACAATGTCACCTTGAAAGGTTATCATGGATACAGAATGCAATAAACTTTTCATTAACCAGGGAAAGGAAACGATGGTATACCCAGTTGAGTTTTACACTGTATCATGGAATCAATGAAATCCTTAGTGCCAGTGTAGTTTCCTTTGCCAATGATTGCTTCTAACCTATCTGGCGCACAACTGTAAGGAAGGGTAATGATCATTGTCCCAAATATTTGGGACGGCAAGAACTGCTTGTAGAATACACAACCAAGCAGATTGCAGAAACACAGTATGCTTTAGTTGCTCATGGATGACCACTCCTACCATAGATGCCACTGCTGGATAGGAAATCACTCTCTATCCTTTCTTTTACCAGTTCTCGAATCAGCCTTATCTTCTTGCAAACTCTGCTGCACCCCGTTAGATGCCTCATTTGGAGGAACTTCCTGGACTACTCCATTAGTTGTAGGAACTTTGTCAGGTACTTTGCAGGTCCCTGTCCTGCCAATACAAAGCCAAATCCTAACTCTCTCATCCCCAGACTTCTCTTCCATCGGAACATGCCAAGATCCCACCTCGGACTCCTGTAAAAAATATTGCATAAGCAACAGAAAATACAGGGCTCTGGAAAAATAACTGAAACCAGGATACTTACTTGAATCTCTGAAGAATAAGGGGGTGGCATCACAAGCACTGCTTTCCCTTTATTGAA contains:
- the LOC120709354 gene encoding small nuclear ribonucleoprotein Sm D2-like, which translates into the protein MAEEANGKKEEEEFSTGPLSVLMMSVKNNTQVLINCRNNKKLLGRVRAFDRHCNMVLENVREMWTEIPKTGKGKKKALPVNKDRFISKMFLRGDSVIIVLRNPK
- the LOC120709352 gene encoding beta-fructofuranosidase, insoluble isoenzyme 4-like isoform X1, whose protein sequence is MALMLRPWAFLLFLALGSYDEFGLQSRRNGVAQATQRVFLYPQSPKVSSIVSTKYRTAYHFQPPKNWINDPNGPMYYNGIYHQFYQYNPNGSLWGNIVWGHSVSTDLINWIRFEPAIERTTPSDINGCWTGSATILKGGRPAIIYTGADTEKRQVQNIVFPKNLSDPYLREWIKPDNNPLIQPVGQGLNSDQFRDPTTGWIGPDGLWRIAVGAELNGYSAALLYKSEDFVNWTRVDHPLYSSNASTMWECPDFFAVLPGKNSGLDLSAAIPNGAKHVLKMSLDNCDKYMVGVYDLKSDAFVPDTVLDDRRLWSRIDYGNYYASKSFFDSKRGRRIIWGWTNETDSSSDDVAKGWAGIHAIPRTIWLDSNSKQLLQWPVEEIESLRREEVGHQSLELNQGDLFEIKGIDTLQADVEIYFELTSIDRAGPFDPSWLLDIEKHCREAGASVHGDVGPFGLVVLASDNMEEHTSVHFRVYKSQEKYMILMCSDLRKSSLRPELYTPAYGGFFEFDLEKEKTISLRTLIDRSAVESFGGGGRLCIMARVYPVTLINGGTRMYAFNNGTSTVKVPQLKAWSMRRAQVNVKIG
- the LOC120709356 gene encoding probable aspartyl aminopeptidase; its protein translation is MALLRLHLPRPPPLPAQPYSRSPLSSYTSSWLRLPAVSPRLLCSTHPASPLDAAPPSIVAGLLDYLNDSWTQFHATAEAKRQLLDAGFKLLSESDDWDLQPGGRYFFTRNMSCLVAFAIGEKYRLGNGFNIIAAHTDSPCLKLKPRSATFKSGHQMVNVQTYGSGLWHTWFDRDLTLAGRVILKAADDSFKHKLVKITRPLIRVPTLAIHLNRTVNSDGFKPNLETHLVPLLATKHEEATMNSDDKSSSSTKVAHHPLFLQILSEEIGCQSNEIIGMELNVCDTQPSCLGGGYNEFIYSGRLDNLASCYCALRSLMDSSKAAEQLSNEKAIRMVAMFDNEEVGSDSMQGAGASTMFQAMRRIVDSLMHQSMGEGALERAIHSSFLVSADMAHALHPNYSDKHEECHRPELQKGLVIKHNANQRYATSAITAFLFKEIARIQNLPVQEFVVRNDMGCGSTIGPILASGVGIRTVDCGIPQLSMHSIREMCGKEDVDTTYRHFKAFFEMFSDIDRKLNVDF
- the LOC120709352 gene encoding beta-fructofuranosidase, insoluble isoenzyme 4-like isoform X2, whose translation is MALMLRPWAFLLFLALGSYDEFGLQSRRNGVAQATQRVFLYPQSPKVSSIVSTKYRTAYHFQPPKNWINGPMYYNGIYHQFYQYNPNGSLWGNIVWGHSVSTDLINWIRFEPAIERTTPSDINGCWTGSATILKGGRPAIIYTGADTEKRQVQNIVFPKNLSDPYLREWIKPDNNPLIQPVGQGLNSDQFRDPTTGWIGPDGLWRIAVGAELNGYSAALLYKSEDFVNWTRVDHPLYSSNASTMWECPDFFAVLPGKNSGLDLSAAIPNGAKHVLKMSLDNCDKYMVGVYDLKSDAFVPDTVLDDRRLWSRIDYGNYYASKSFFDSKRGRRIIWGWTNETDSSSDDVAKGWAGIHAIPRTIWLDSNSKQLLQWPVEEIESLRREEVGHQSLELNQGDLFEIKGIDTLQADVEIYFELTSIDRAGPFDPSWLLDIEKHCREAGASVHGDVGPFGLVVLASDNMEEHTSVHFRVYKSQEKYMILMCSDLRKSSLRPELYTPAYGGFFEFDLEKEKTISLRTLIDRSAVESFGGGGRLCIMARVYPVTLINGGTRMYAFNNGTSTVKVPQLKAWSMRRAQVNVKIG